One Rubripirellula amarantea DNA segment encodes these proteins:
- a CDS encoding putative quinol monooxygenase has protein sequence MKKPTFAIAVTFQIKPEFVDNFRDRIFQQASDSLRLEEDCCQFDVLTSEDDPTTFFLYETYSDAAAFDAHKTTPHFADYDRAVAPWIAAKQINRLNLLENPS, from the coding sequence ATGAAGAAACCCACCTTTGCCATCGCGGTCACCTTTCAAATCAAGCCGGAGTTCGTGGACAACTTTCGCGATCGAATTTTCCAACAAGCCAGCGACTCGCTGCGGCTTGAAGAGGACTGCTGTCAGTTTGACGTGCTTACGAGCGAAGACGATCCGACAACATTCTTTTTGTATGAAACGTATTCCGACGCTGCCGCATTCGACGCTCACAAAACCACACCTCACTTTGCAGACTACGACCGGGCCGTTGCCCCATGGATTGCTGCGAAACAAATCAACCGTTTGAATCTCTTGGAGAACCCTTCGTGA
- a CDS encoding methylated-DNA--[protein]-cysteine S-methyltransferase produces the protein MQNYCHQTPMGEMVSSWTDAGLLKLQWVSERPNTDQSSSNTNTALATAPSGCAASFDELLGQYFLTGQADFTEIFVDPTGWTPLSRRIYDACRQIESGTTATYGQLAASVGNPSASRAVGAAMARNRVLLVIPCHRVIASDGKLRGFSAPGGLVTKQRLLDLESNNQCNSQSLPLFDHALESSTSD, from the coding sequence ATGCAAAATTATTGCCACCAGACTCCGATGGGCGAAATGGTTTCCAGTTGGACCGATGCGGGGTTGCTAAAACTTCAATGGGTTAGCGAGCGTCCCAACACGGACCAATCCTCCAGCAACACAAATACCGCGTTGGCGACGGCACCTTCCGGCTGCGCTGCATCGTTTGATGAATTGCTGGGTCAGTACTTTCTCACCGGGCAAGCCGATTTCACCGAAATTTTTGTCGACCCGACCGGCTGGACGCCTCTAAGCCGACGGATCTACGACGCGTGCCGCCAAATTGAATCGGGTACAACGGCAACCTACGGACAACTCGCCGCATCGGTCGGAAACCCATCAGCCAGCCGTGCAGTGGGAGCCGCCATGGCTCGTAATCGCGTGTTGTTGGTGATTCCCTGTCACCGCGTGATCGCGTCGGACGGCAAATTACGCGGCTTCAGTGCACCGGGCGGATTAGTGACAAAACAAAGGCTGCTCGACCTGGAATCTAACAATCAGTGCAATAGTCAAAGCTTGCCCTTGTTTGATCATGCTTTGGAAAGCTCAACCAGCGATTGA
- a CDS encoding HEAT repeat domain-containing protein — MTNPDPSRAPFAKWPPRPAMIAAALAILVVGIVAADYLRSVPPDVSATYVGRENCTACHQSETERFIGSHHDKAMDLATDETVLGDFEDATIEHDGMVSRMFRDGDKFMVHTDGPDGNMQDFEIKYVFGVHPLQQYMVEFDREPSMQAHEIGRLQVLRISWDAIDKKWFYLRPPDVDDKLLPDDPLHWTGIAQRWQTMCAVCHSTDLKTNFDPKKNVYHTTFSEIDVSCEACHGPGSLHIELANRKSLFWDRHLGYGLAKLKGDDPEPQLQTCAPCHSRRSELNDTFQAGEQFCNHYQLEVMRDATYHADGQIKDEVYVYGSFIQSRMYHQGIRCTDCHDPHSLELKHKGNETCTSCHQHAAGKYDVPSHHHHAVGTEGAKCVNCHMPHTTYMAIDKRRDHSLRVPRPDLSVKLGTPNACSSCHVEDQLKNLDEKTKQSLAGKEYADWLARAKAGNESIANAIAATDAWCDEACETWYGKDRKTPKHFAETIVAFRNGEPGSLADMLTAALSTPSGDSAVPNIARASMLSEVAQGLGQRMELTDAIVDTIRNAGDDPLVRASAIDVLASSGSSQTVSVLLEALRDDIILVRIAAAQAIVNRGIYGALSGNDKLVADRVIDSDLKESLEMSSDRSGSHLAWAMIEEQRGNYSQAITSYQTAIRVEPHMAGGRTNLAALLENLAPRQSESQAQVMVQRAKQLRAEELPLLARDSKLAPDNPSLQYRYGLALYLAGQMDAALESLNRAVELAPDVPEFIQARDLLKEKLDE, encoded by the coding sequence TTGACGAACCCTGATCCTTCTCGTGCCCCGTTTGCCAAGTGGCCGCCTCGCCCTGCCATGATTGCTGCTGCGCTGGCAATTCTTGTTGTTGGCATTGTCGCAGCAGACTATTTGCGATCGGTTCCGCCAGACGTTTCCGCCACGTATGTCGGTCGAGAGAACTGCACAGCATGCCACCAATCAGAAACCGAACGTTTCATCGGGTCGCATCATGATAAAGCGATGGACCTTGCGACTGACGAAACGGTCCTCGGCGACTTTGAAGATGCAACAATCGAACATGACGGAATGGTTAGCCGAATGTTTCGTGATGGCGATAAGTTCATGGTTCACACCGATGGGCCCGATGGCAACATGCAGGATTTCGAAATCAAGTACGTGTTCGGTGTTCATCCGCTGCAACAGTACATGGTCGAATTTGATCGAGAACCATCAATGCAGGCTCACGAGATTGGTCGACTGCAAGTGCTTCGAATTAGCTGGGATGCAATTGACAAGAAGTGGTTTTATTTGAGGCCGCCCGATGTCGATGACAAGCTGCTTCCGGACGATCCATTGCATTGGACTGGCATCGCTCAGCGTTGGCAAACCATGTGTGCGGTTTGTCATTCCACGGACTTGAAGACGAACTTTGATCCTAAGAAAAACGTCTACCACACGACGTTTTCCGAAATCGACGTTAGCTGCGAAGCTTGCCACGGCCCCGGCAGTCTGCATATCGAATTGGCTAATCGCAAGTCACTTTTCTGGGACCGACACCTTGGGTATGGACTCGCCAAGCTCAAGGGTGATGATCCGGAACCACAACTGCAAACGTGCGCTCCTTGCCACAGTCGTCGAAGCGAACTCAACGATACCTTCCAGGCGGGGGAACAGTTTTGCAATCACTATCAGCTCGAAGTGATGCGAGATGCGACGTACCATGCCGACGGTCAAATCAAGGATGAAGTGTACGTCTATGGATCGTTTATCCAGAGCCGGATGTACCACCAGGGAATCCGTTGCACTGATTGTCATGATCCCCATTCGCTGGAACTGAAGCATAAGGGCAACGAGACATGCACTTCGTGTCATCAACACGCCGCCGGAAAGTATGACGTGCCGTCGCACCATCATCATGCGGTCGGGACCGAAGGAGCCAAGTGTGTCAACTGCCACATGCCGCACACGACCTACATGGCCATCGACAAGCGACGTGACCATAGCTTACGCGTGCCTCGACCGGATTTGTCGGTCAAGTTGGGAACACCGAATGCCTGCAGCAGTTGTCACGTTGAAGACCAACTGAAGAATCTCGACGAGAAAACAAAGCAATCGCTGGCTGGAAAAGAATATGCCGATTGGCTGGCTCGAGCGAAGGCGGGCAACGAGTCGATTGCAAACGCGATCGCGGCGACGGACGCGTGGTGTGATGAGGCTTGCGAAACTTGGTATGGCAAAGATCGAAAGACGCCCAAGCATTTCGCCGAAACGATTGTCGCGTTTCGAAATGGTGAGCCAGGCAGTTTGGCTGATATGTTAACGGCCGCGCTTTCCACTCCATCAGGTGACTCGGCGGTGCCAAACATCGCTCGTGCTTCAATGCTCAGTGAAGTGGCACAGGGGCTCGGGCAGCGAATGGAGCTAACGGACGCGATCGTCGACACAATTCGCAATGCGGGTGATGACCCCTTGGTTCGTGCATCGGCAATCGACGTGTTGGCGAGTTCAGGTTCTTCGCAAACGGTTTCGGTGCTGCTGGAAGCACTGCGTGATGACATCATTTTGGTCCGTATCGCTGCGGCTCAGGCGATTGTCAATCGTGGTATCTACGGGGCGTTGAGCGGGAATGACAAGTTGGTCGCTGACCGGGTGATCGATAGTGACTTGAAGGAGTCGTTGGAAATGTCTTCGGATCGCTCTGGCTCGCATCTGGCTTGGGCGATGATTGAAGAGCAACGTGGTAACTATTCTCAGGCGATCACGTCATATCAGACTGCCATCCGTGTGGAGCCTCATATGGCAGGTGGTCGAACGAACCTTGCCGCATTGCTGGAGAATCTTGCGCCACGGCAAAGTGAATCTCAGGCTCAGGTGATGGTCCAGCGAGCGAAGCAACTGCGGGCCGAAGAGCTGCCGTTGTTAGCTCGCGATTCGAAGCTAGCACCTGACAACCCTTCGCTGCAGTATCGGTATGGCTTGGCTTTGTACTTAGCGGGACAAATGGACGCAGCACTTGAGTCACTCAATCGTGCTGTTGAGTTAGCACCCGATGTTCCTGAATTTATTCAAGCTCGCGACCTGTTGAAGGAAAAACTCGACGAGTAA
- a CDS encoding Kelch repeat-containing protein, giving the protein MLDFVNRWLRCVMVAAICTTFAGNGVEAQETRQWELLDTIGDPQARHEAAFIECDDRFFLLGGRGVKPVDIYDPKTRTWTQGARSPVEIHHFQPVVYNHQILVVGAMTGNYPKENALDKVLIYDPKLDQWKWGAEIPEDRRRGGAGAAVHGDDLYLVSGIQNGHWDGWVTWLDRLDLKTQTWESLADAPRARDHFQCAFIEDKLYVAGGRRSSGVTKQVFDLTIPEVDVYDLQTGTWNTLDEQSNLPIPRAGCFSFAIGRDFFVAGGESTIQREAHAEVQRLDTVTNQWSTDSKFAVGRHGTGVIVWNDALYTCAGSGGRGGGPELDSTEMLELNSEANEGSE; this is encoded by the coding sequence ATGTTAGATTTCGTGAATCGATGGTTGCGGTGCGTGATGGTTGCTGCCATCTGCACGACGTTCGCAGGCAATGGGGTTGAAGCCCAAGAAACGCGTCAGTGGGAATTGTTGGACACCATCGGTGATCCGCAAGCGCGACATGAAGCAGCGTTCATTGAATGTGACGATCGGTTTTTCTTGCTCGGCGGGCGCGGAGTGAAACCGGTTGACATCTATGATCCCAAAACCCGAACGTGGACTCAGGGTGCTCGATCACCGGTCGAAATTCACCACTTCCAACCCGTGGTTTACAACCATCAGATTTTGGTTGTCGGTGCCATGACGGGGAACTATCCAAAAGAGAATGCTTTGGACAAAGTGTTGATCTATGATCCCAAGCTGGACCAATGGAAATGGGGCGCAGAGATACCTGAGGATCGACGACGAGGCGGAGCCGGTGCGGCGGTCCACGGTGATGACCTGTATCTTGTGTCCGGAATCCAGAACGGTCACTGGGACGGTTGGGTGACTTGGCTCGATCGACTCGATCTGAAGACTCAAACGTGGGAATCGCTCGCCGATGCGCCGCGTGCCCGCGATCATTTCCAGTGCGCGTTCATTGAAGACAAGCTCTACGTTGCTGGCGGTCGAAGGTCGTCCGGTGTCACCAAGCAAGTCTTTGATTTGACGATCCCAGAAGTTGATGTTTACGATCTTCAGACAGGAACTTGGAATACTTTGGATGAGCAAAGCAATTTGCCGATACCACGTGCCGGATGCTTCTCGTTCGCCATCGGTCGCGATTTTTTCGTGGCGGGCGGCGAAAGTACGATCCAGCGCGAAGCTCATGCCGAAGTGCAACGACTCGATACCGTCACGAACCAGTGGTCGACGGATTCTAAATTCGCAGTTGGCCGACATGGGACCGGCGTGATCGTTTGGAACGACGCACTTTACACCTGCGCCGGCAGCGGTGGTCGAGGCGGCGGCCCGGAACTCGACAGCACGGAAATGCTAGAGCTCAACTCCGAAGCTAACGAAGGCTCGGAGTGA
- the otnC gene encoding 3-oxo-tetronate 4-phosphate decarboxylase, whose protein sequence is MSERELREKMAEHGRSLFDRGLTSGSSGNISQRLPDGMLITPTNCCLGRLDPDEISRLDSAGNLISGKPPSKEAFLHGAYYRSRSSEQAIVHLHSTWSVAVSCLSDLDPENVLPPITAYFVMRVGRLPLVPYFAPGDMQLADAVEQSVKSARGALLANHGPVIGGRDLDSAVYAVEELEETAKLYLMLRELPTRFLDVDQVSDLHARFPS, encoded by the coding sequence ATGAGTGAACGAGAGCTACGAGAAAAGATGGCTGAGCATGGGCGATCGCTTTTTGATCGTGGACTCACCTCAGGAAGTTCTGGCAATATCAGCCAACGATTGCCTGATGGAATGCTGATCACACCGACCAATTGTTGTTTAGGAAGGCTGGATCCGGATGAGATTTCGCGACTCGATTCCGCGGGCAATCTCATTAGTGGCAAACCACCATCCAAAGAGGCGTTCCTTCACGGTGCGTACTATCGCTCGCGTTCATCGGAACAAGCGATCGTGCATTTGCATTCGACGTGGTCCGTCGCGGTGAGCTGTTTGAGTGATCTTGATCCCGAAAACGTTTTGCCGCCGATCACTGCCTACTTCGTGATGCGAGTGGGACGCTTGCCCTTGGTGCCTTACTTTGCGCCTGGTGATATGCAATTGGCCGACGCCGTTGAACAATCCGTCAAGTCGGCGCGCGGCGCACTGCTGGCCAACCATGGTCCCGTGATCGGTGGTCGTGACTTGGACAGTGCGGTCTACGCGGTTGAAGAACTTGAAGAGACCGCAAAGCTTTACCTGATGTTGCGAGAATTGCCGACGCGATTCTTGGACGTCGATCAAGTTTCGGATTTGCACGCCAGATTTCCTTCCTAG
- the otnK gene encoding 3-oxo-tetronate kinase yields MSGPLLGCIADDYTGATDLSSMLVRAGLRVIQCFGTPDANAKYGDADAVVVSLKSRSIPADEAVSMSFDALRFLRSIETQRYFFKYCSTFDSTPAGNIGPVADALADELDASQVIFCPAFPENGRTVYCGHLFVGGVPLHESSMRNHPLNPMTDSDLVRVLQAQSKRKVERLSLGNPQRDESGCHLIADSINEDDLKRVAEFSREHRLLTGGSAIARYWAEALLPNQSRRSIEAETNEDCADNLGSDAAEQSTAKAANSQTRSVVLAGSCSDATRNQISEFAATFPVMNVDLSLTSIDDSASLALDWCDQQWHQSDESEKLILISSGANTEVVEAARRRWGDQEAANRVEQIFALIAKGLVERGVGRIVVAGGETSGAVINSLGIDAVRIGREIAPGVPWVEAIGLSQGGHPLSLALKSGNFGGPRFFFDALECEP; encoded by the coding sequence ATGAGTGGTCCGTTACTGGGATGCATTGCTGACGACTACACCGGGGCAACGGATTTGTCCTCGATGCTCGTTCGCGCCGGTTTGCGAGTGATACAATGTTTCGGGACGCCGGATGCGAACGCTAAATATGGCGATGCCGATGCGGTGGTGGTTTCCCTGAAATCACGCTCGATCCCCGCTGATGAAGCCGTGTCGATGTCATTTGATGCTTTGCGGTTTTTACGATCGATCGAAACGCAACGCTACTTCTTCAAGTACTGTTCGACGTTCGATTCCACTCCGGCTGGAAACATCGGCCCGGTAGCAGATGCATTGGCCGACGAATTGGACGCCTCACAGGTCATTTTTTGCCCGGCGTTTCCGGAAAACGGACGCACGGTTTATTGCGGGCACTTGTTTGTGGGCGGTGTGCCATTGCATGAAAGTTCGATGCGCAATCATCCCCTGAACCCAATGACAGACAGCGATCTCGTTCGCGTCTTGCAGGCCCAGTCGAAACGCAAAGTGGAAAGGCTTTCGCTAGGAAATCCTCAACGTGATGAGTCCGGATGTCACCTGATTGCAGACTCAATCAATGAGGACGACTTGAAACGTGTAGCGGAATTTTCACGCGAACATCGGTTGCTGACGGGCGGATCGGCCATCGCGCGATATTGGGCTGAAGCGTTGCTGCCGAATCAGAGCAGACGTTCAATCGAAGCTGAGACGAACGAAGATTGTGCGGATAACTTAGGGAGCGATGCTGCGGAGCAAAGCACGGCCAAGGCAGCAAATTCACAGACTCGATCGGTTGTCTTGGCGGGCAGTTGTTCGGATGCGACGCGAAACCAGATTTCAGAGTTTGCGGCAACGTTCCCCGTCATGAACGTCGACCTTTCGTTAACTAGCATCGACGATTCCGCCTCTTTAGCCCTGGATTGGTGTGACCAACAGTGGCACCAGTCGGACGAATCGGAAAAGTTGATCTTGATCAGTTCTGGTGCAAACACCGAAGTCGTCGAAGCGGCACGTCGACGGTGGGGCGATCAGGAAGCTGCCAATCGTGTGGAACAGATCTTCGCATTGATCGCGAAAGGGTTGGTCGAACGCGGCGTAGGGCGGATCGTAGTTGCTGGTGGCGAAACCTCCGGTGCAGTCATTAATTCACTTGGTATCGATGCGGTTCGAATCGGCCGCGAGATAGCGCCGGGTGTCCCTTGGGTCGAAGCGATCGGCTTGTCCCAGGGCGGGCATCCGTTGTCGTTGGCGTTGAAGTCCGGCAACTTCGGTGGTCCGCGTTTCTTCTTTGATGCTTTGGAGTGCGAGCCATGA
- a CDS encoding DUF5060 domain-containing protein, giving the protein MKTRTIPLMWIGRCFALSVFWLSVATTSFAATDGNGEAEISGELKQWHKVTLSIDGPFAREKDSMPNPFTDLAMNVTFRHESGMPEYNVPGYFAADGNAANTSADEGTTWRAHLSPDKSGKWTYKVSFKKGDAAAIKGGGEALKPFDGIAGSFEVTETDKSGRDFRSKGRLQYVGKHHLQFAGTKEYFLKAGPDAPETLLGYTDFDNTHAGKAKQVPLKTWKAHVQDWKAGDPTWKDGNGKGLIGGLNYLADKGLNAFSFLSYNAGGDGDNVWPFVERNDKLHYDCSKLDQWGMVFDHGNSLGLYLHFKLQETEIDDHRNGPERKSVQVPTSLDGGKLGPERMLYCRELIARYGHALALNWNVGEENTQTPDEVNAMIDYIRSIDPYQHHVVLHTYPQDQEKVYTKLLGDKSRLSGVSCQNSWRESHKWTLRWVTESDRAGRPWVVANDEQGGADTGVPPDLGYDGYEGTKNDGKSVHTTDDVRKATLWGNLMAGGAGVEYYFGYQLPQNDLVCEDWRSRDQSWDYCRIALQFFSDNQIPFWEMKNADASIGNSAHNNSKYCFAKDGEVYLVYLPQGGSTSLDLSEVKGSFQVHWFNPRSGGDLVTSSVKSVDGGQSVSLGDPPSDKDQDWLIVVRK; this is encoded by the coding sequence ATGAAAACTAGAACCATTCCTTTAATGTGGATCGGCCGCTGTTTTGCACTTTCAGTGTTTTGGCTTAGCGTCGCAACCACTTCATTTGCGGCAACCGATGGCAACGGCGAGGCTGAAATATCTGGCGAACTGAAACAGTGGCACAAAGTAACCCTGTCGATTGACGGGCCGTTTGCTCGCGAGAAGGACAGCATGCCGAATCCGTTCACTGACCTCGCGATGAATGTCACGTTCCGACATGAAAGCGGAATGCCAGAGTACAACGTGCCCGGCTATTTTGCCGCTGACGGCAACGCCGCCAACACAAGTGCGGACGAAGGAACCACATGGCGTGCTCACTTGTCACCGGATAAGTCCGGCAAGTGGACCTACAAAGTTTCGTTCAAAAAAGGTGATGCGGCAGCGATCAAAGGTGGCGGCGAAGCTCTGAAGCCTTTCGATGGGATCGCCGGAAGTTTTGAGGTCACGGAAACTGACAAGTCAGGTCGCGATTTTCGCTCGAAAGGGCGGCTTCAATACGTTGGCAAGCACCACCTCCAATTCGCTGGAACGAAAGAGTACTTCTTAAAGGCAGGGCCGGATGCACCAGAGACATTGTTGGGTTACACCGACTTCGACAACACCCATGCAGGAAAAGCGAAGCAAGTACCGCTGAAGACTTGGAAGGCTCACGTCCAAGATTGGAAGGCTGGCGATCCAACGTGGAAGGATGGGAACGGCAAAGGACTCATTGGTGGATTGAATTACTTGGCCGACAAAGGACTGAATGCCTTTTCTTTTCTTTCATACAACGCGGGAGGCGACGGGGACAACGTCTGGCCGTTTGTTGAGCGGAATGACAAATTGCACTACGACTGTTCCAAGCTTGACCAATGGGGGATGGTTTTCGACCACGGCAATTCTCTTGGTCTCTACTTGCACTTCAAGTTGCAAGAAACGGAAATTGACGATCACCGAAACGGTCCTGAACGTAAGTCAGTTCAAGTTCCCACCTCACTCGATGGTGGAAAGCTTGGTCCCGAAAGAATGTTGTATTGCCGTGAACTGATCGCCCGCTACGGTCACGCTCTCGCTTTGAACTGGAATGTTGGCGAAGAGAACACCCAGACGCCGGACGAAGTCAACGCGATGATCGACTACATCCGTTCAATTGATCCCTATCAACACCATGTCGTTCTGCACACGTATCCTCAGGACCAGGAAAAAGTCTATACGAAGTTGCTTGGCGATAAGTCCCGCTTGTCCGGTGTCTCTTGCCAGAACTCGTGGCGAGAATCGCACAAATGGACCCTACGTTGGGTCACCGAGTCGGATCGCGCGGGCCGACCTTGGGTGGTTGCCAACGACGAACAAGGCGGTGCTGACACCGGTGTCCCGCCGGACCTTGGGTACGATGGCTACGAAGGTACGAAGAACGACGGCAAGTCAGTGCATACCACCGACGACGTTCGCAAGGCGACGTTGTGGGGGAATTTGATGGCCGGCGGGGCGGGCGTTGAATATTACTTCGGGTACCAATTGCCGCAGAATGACCTCGTTTGCGAAGACTGGCGCAGTCGCGATCAGTCTTGGGATTATTGTCGAATCGCGTTGCAGTTTTTTTCCGACAACCAGATTCCATTCTGGGAAATGAAAAACGCGGACGCCAGCATTGGCAACTCGGCTCACAATAATTCGAAGTACTGCTTCGCCAAAGACGGTGAAGTTTACCTCGTGTACTTGCCCCAAGGGGGAAGCACTTCGCTTGACTTATCAGAGGTCAAAGGAAGCTTTCAAGTTCACTGGTTCAATCCAAGGTCGGGCGGCGATCTTGTGACATCGTCGGTCAAATCCGTTGATGGCGGCCAATCGGTTTCACTTGGTGATCCACCGTCGGACAAGGACCAAGATTGGCTGATTGTCGTCCGCAAGTAG
- a CDS encoding isocitrate/isopropylmalate dehydrogenase family protein, with protein sequence MKTYHIAALPGDGIGPECLDATMPVLDAVQSCCGISLKINRHEAGAEHYRKHGVAIPDEVLKDCLDADAVLLAAIGLPDVRKPDGTEVQPDMMMGLRRALGLYAAVRPVKLYPGVPSPLNTAGAGIDMVILRENLEGLFASFGGGCILNDHVATDTIVITREGTERVVDYAFQLSQRRKGRPIDGKRRVTCVDKANVFRSFAFFRKVFFDIAHRYPDIEADATYVDAMSLYMVTSPSDWDVLVMENQFGDILSDLGAAIVGGLGMAPSAEIGDNHALFQPSHGTAPQLTGKNVANPIATILSASMMLDWLGTRYDDADAISAGAAIESAVAGLLKDGHLRTADQGGNTSTSAISDAVTDAIHRNAGVAR encoded by the coding sequence GTGAAGACTTATCACATCGCTGCCCTTCCCGGTGATGGCATCGGCCCCGAGTGTCTCGACGCAACCATGCCCGTTTTGGATGCGGTGCAGTCTTGCTGCGGAATCTCGCTGAAGATCAACCGCCACGAGGCTGGTGCCGAGCACTACCGAAAACATGGAGTGGCTATTCCGGACGAAGTGTTGAAGGATTGTCTTGATGCCGACGCGGTTTTGTTAGCTGCGATTGGCTTGCCCGACGTTCGTAAGCCAGATGGAACCGAAGTCCAACCCGACATGATGATGGGGTTGCGTCGCGCGTTAGGGCTTTATGCGGCAGTTCGTCCCGTAAAGCTTTACCCGGGAGTACCGTCGCCATTGAACACCGCCGGCGCAGGCATCGACATGGTGATCTTGCGAGAGAACTTAGAAGGTTTGTTTGCGTCGTTTGGCGGTGGCTGCATTTTGAATGACCACGTTGCCACCGATACTATCGTGATCACGCGAGAGGGGACTGAACGAGTCGTCGACTACGCGTTTCAACTTTCGCAACGCCGCAAAGGACGACCCATCGATGGAAAACGACGGGTGACTTGCGTGGACAAAGCGAATGTCTTTCGAAGTTTTGCATTCTTCCGAAAAGTATTCTTTGACATCGCCCATCGCTATCCCGATATCGAGGCTGACGCGACCTACGTCGATGCGATGAGCTTATACATGGTCACTTCGCCAAGCGATTGGGATGTCTTGGTGATGGAGAATCAGTTCGGCGATATTCTTTCCGATTTGGGTGCCGCGATCGTTGGTGGGTTGGGCATGGCGCCCTCCGCCGAGATTGGTGACAACCACGCTCTTTTTCAACCTTCGCACGGAACGGCACCCCAGTTAACCGGAAAGAATGTTGCCAATCCAATCGCAACCATTCTATCAGCAAGCATGATGCTCGATTGGTTGGGCACTCGCTATGACGATGCTGACGCGATCAGCGCTGGGGCGGCGATTGAATCCGCTGTCGCCGGTTTGCTGAAAGATGGCCACCTACGCACCGCTGATCAGGGCGGAAACACCTCGACGTCAGCCATCTCGGATGCAGTGACGGACGCAATTCATCGCAACGCCGGCGTCGCTCGGTAA